TTAACTTGTTTCATTCTGTCCCGGCAGCTTCAATTAGTGGAGACACGGGGGTTATCCATGtagtggagaaagaggaggacCTGCAGTGGGTATTGACTGATGGCCCCAACCCCCCTTACATGGTTCTGCTGGAGGGCAACCTCTTTACCAGGTAAGAACTAGATGTTCCTGCTGGGACAGTGCATCCAGAGAAGGAAGGATTCGCTAAACAGTCCTCACACTTGTTGGTGAAAACTCCTGGCTGCCCTGGTCAGGtcaggggagggagcaggggtcCTCAGGAGGAGGAGACCATCTTGATGGAAGGAATCATCTTGATGACCTTAAGTGAGATCTAGTAAGTAAGTACcccagggaggaaaaggaggggtaCTCAGGGTTACTCAGGGACAAGGTAGATGAGATTAAGCCTTGAGCTCAGAGTGGGTCATAGTCCAGAGTCAGAAGTTAAAAccgaaaagaaaagaaatgtgtcaACAGTCTGATTCCCTTAATTCCCCATTTGTTTCCATCCTGGAGGGTAGGATGTTGGGCTGTCTGATTGATACCTTCCTGTCTCTTCCCTATTCCAGGGATTTAATGGAGAAGCTGAAGGGGAGAACCAGCCGAATTGCTGGTCTTGCAGTATCCTTGTCCAAGCCCAGTCCTGCCTCAGGCTTCTCTCCTAGTGTGCAGTGCCCAAATGATGGGTTTGGTAAGAGTCCCAAAGGATTAGGAGAGCCCACCGTCACCCAAGGCTCATTGTTGCTTCGGTCTCATATGTTTGtgaggggtgtatgtgtgtgtctgtgtatactGTCAGCAACTGACTCCCAGACAGAAGATAGTGTTTGTCTTTGCCACTcatcccttccctctcctgcttcctcttcctttgctTACCTTCTATCATCCCCTTCTGTCACATGCTTGGATCCTTATTCTGTCAGCCTAGGGCTTCCTGATACCAGTGTCTCTATTTTAGTGTGGATGGTGGTAGATTCATGCCTGCTGCTTTGAATCACCATCTGTTTTTCAACTCTTAGTCCCAACCCTGTGATATCCTAATCTTTCTCCCTTACCTGGTCCCTAAGTGCTTGGTGTCCCAATAACTtatcacccacccatccacccctCTATCCCCGTCCTCTCCTTCAGGTGTTTACTCCAACTCCTATGGGCCAGAGTTTGCTCACTGCAGAGAAATACAGTGGAATACCCTGGGCAGTGGCTTGGCTTATGAAGACTttagtttccccatctttcttcttgaagatgaaaatgaaacCAGGGTCATCAAGCAGGTAATGACTCTGCCAGCTCCTAGCAATTCCAAGTTAGAAACTGAAGACTATTTTTTAGGCTCTCCTCCTATCTGGAGGGAGGTTCATTCTACTAGAGTACCCTCTGAAAGACAGTTGCTCCAAAAAACAACGAAGAGGTTTACTTTTCTCACATTTCTCTCCTGCCTGATATCATAGATTAAAGGGTTttagagtggaagaaaatataaagaatatttgaaagaataatatgAAACAAGGTGTACAGCCCTGGTTtacacattaactgccatataagttgtatttaactcaggctaattttgagcctggggctgcatgaagcaaaaccctgcagttggtttgtgaaaatcttatgtgttgatgttcttactgtgacaattaatattgacaattctaAAAAACATGGATTGCATTGCTTATAATTTATGcagaggaaacaataaaaaataacaaattagaaaggatcattttgttttaataaaacaccgtggccccagggaaaaaattttttctattgtggCAGTCCATGTGTTAAGGACCACTAGTATGGTAAAAAGAGCATTGGGCTAGGAATGGAAGGATTCAGTTTGGTGATATCTGAGGTTCTTTTTAAGTTTAGTATACTCTAATTCCAGTCTAGGTTTTTCATTTTAACCCATAGACCAGTTAAGAAATTTGTCCAAAGTTACATAATGAGTTGATGTGCAAGCTGTCTTGAATCTGATTTTTTACCTCTGTTACGGTGCTCTTTATATCAAATCATACTGAATCTTATTCGGTGGCTGAAGCTCCAAATTGAGGCAGGCCATTTGGGATGGGGTAATTTTATCTATTCCAATTAAGCCATTGAATCTGCGCCTCTTTGCACCTCTGATGAGTTTTTCTCTTTGAACTTATAGATCCTGTGGTTGTACCAGGACAACTATAGCTCAGGGACAAATGTCTCCCGAAAGGGAGTGGCTTAAGGATGGAGCTGGGCCCTCTTTCTGGGAAGTAAGGGAGGGCCTCCACAGCTATCGTCTCAGTGGGATCCATCTCCCCTTCCAGTGCTATCAAGATCACAACCTGAGTCAGAATGGCTCAGCACCAACCTTCCCGCTGTGTGCCATGCAACTCTTCTCACACATGCACGCTGTCATCAGCACTGTCACCTGCATGCGGCGCAGCTCCATCCAGAACACCTTCAGCATCAACCCAGGTAGGGCAGATCCAAGACATGCTGGGTGTGtttgaggggtgggagggagactaTGGTAGGGAAGGCATGGGCGCTGGTAGGGAGCATTGGGTGGGAGGAGTGGAAACAATTCTGAACAATTTAGGCACCTTCTTCCTGAAGTGGGTGGTGGCTGAGAAACCAACCTGGACCCGGTAGAGGTAGAGAAAATGACTCACAAAGTCCATGGGGCACTGGTCAAAGAAGTCTTCCATGCCTTCTTTATAGCTACCCTTTCCCTTAGTCCTGTTGATCTCTTACTGTTTATGTTCTGCTTAGAAATTGTCTGTGACCCCCTGTCTGACTACAACGTATGGAGCATGCTAAAGCCTATAAATACATCTGGGACATTAAAGTCTGCTGACAGGGTTGTGGTTGCTGCCACCCGGGTGAGTGTTGGTCCCTGATCAAGATGGGCAGGGCTGGCACAGGAAGAGCTGGCAGGCCTCTCTCTGGCATATCAGATTTCAGAGTTGCTATGTTGGGGAGCCTCAAATGTGGAGGGATCTGGGCTGTGGGACTCCCGTTTGTCTCCATTGCTCCAGGACATGTATATTCTCTTGGCTGGAGCAGGAAAGGGGGCTTGGGGCCAGTTTTAAAGTGTGCCTTTCTTTTGCTATATCTAGCTAGACAGTCGTTCGTTTTTCTGGAATGTGGCTCCAGGGGCTGAAAGTGCTGTTGCCTCCTTCGTCACCCAGTTGGCTGCAGCTGAAGCTTTGCAAAAGGCACCTGATGTGTCCACCCTGCCCCACAATGTCATGTTTGTCTTCTTCCAAGGGGTAAGGGTGTTTTGGCTGGGTGGGATgacaggaaaggaggaaatggtAAAGGGGGAGTGGCTATTGGTTGGACCTCAGCATTTGACCTAATTTATTAATAGACACAGAGCTTTTGGATGTGTCTACATGTGTCTCCCCTTCGGATTCCTCCATTTTAAGAAGCTTCTATACCCTGAGTTGGTGTGTTACCAACCCCCACGGTCCCCCACTGATAAAATCTATTTGAGacatccttttacttttactcTCTGGACCCCTTTACTGCTGTCTACACCAGGAACCCTGAGGCTCCTGCCTGTCCCCACTGGCACCACAACCTGGCCCTAGAAAAAGGGAACAGCAGCCGTGGCTGAGTtagagggagtgagggagagtTAAAAAGCAGATATATAACAGCTGATGTTTGCCTTAGGCCTTTACTAAGGCTACTTTCCCCATTTCTGGGCTTGAGAAGTCCTGTGATACATACATGTGTGGGAGAGTCACAGCTGGGAGGAGGGCAAAGTCATATGACTGTGTAAGTTGACTAGCAGTTGAGATGACCTGAGACAGTGGCCTTCTTGCCTACAGCTCTGATGATGTGGCCTTCCTTGAGGCTTTCCTAACCGTTTGGAATCTCAGTTCCTTTTCTCACCCATGTCTACCCGTCAGGAAACTTTTGACTACATTGGCAGCTCTAGAATGGTCTACGACATGGAGAAGGGCAAGTTTCCTGTGCCGTTAGAGAACATTGATTCATTCGTGGAGCTGGGACAGGTGTGTAGCATGTTTCCTccactcccttccttcctactTAAAGCTTCCCCCTCTGTTGTTCTGTTGTCCTTACTGCAGATACCACCACCTCTTCGCTTTACTCCTTTCTCTGAGGCATGAGCCAAAACAGAAGACTGATTAACAGTGTTACTTGTTCATCCTCCCCCCAGGTTGCCTTAAGAACTTCACTAGAGCTTTGGATGCACACAGATCCCATGTCTCAGAAAAATGAGTCTGTACAGAACCAGGTAACCCGAGCATCTCTCCTCATTTCCTGTTTCAGCAGCTCAGTATGGACCCCAATCCTGCCCTGTTCCCACCAACTCTCAGGGCCTGTGAGATAAGAGACAGGATTAGATTGGGTATTGGTTAAAGGATGAAAACCACAGCTGTTATTCCTTGCCGGGGAAAATCAGGAGCTCAGTGACATCCCAATGGTTCCCTGGAATGGGTAGTTCTTTGATAACTTGGTGCCTAGCAAACTGCCACTGCCCATTAAGGGCAGGTAACTGACTAGCTTCGTTCTCTCCTTGCTGCCTCATGGATCCAGTTGTCAAGGCTACTCTGCCCAAGTCCTGACTGTGTCAGACTTCCTCTCCAAATTGTCTTCTGCTTTCCTCACTGCTTGGTCAAGACCCTCCCTTCCCTTTAGGTTCAGCTTTAGGTCTGCTTTTTCCCAAGTGGTCCTCTTTGTGCTTTCAGTGTCATCCCTGCTCTGCACTCCTATAGCACTTACAGGATTGGTTTTTCTGTACAACAAAGAAGTGAAGCAAATACTGAGGATAAGGCAGAGTCCTGAGGATAGTGGAGTTTACctgtaaatatgaaaaaacaCTGGCCTCTTCTTTGTGCCCTCATTTCCTAACTCCAAAAAGAATGATGGGAGCTACAGGAAATTCAGAGGGCCTTTGTCCCAGAAGGCTTGAGGGATACAGGTCTAGGAGCATACAGGGCAGCTCCCAAAGCAGGGGACTTGAAGTATAGAGCATTTCAGGCCTGAAAGAGACATCCTGCTTCCCATTCCCCAGCCTCCCATCAGTTAATCTCTCTCATCCCCCCCACCCAGGTGGAGGATCTTCTGGCCACACTGGAGAATAGTGGTGCTGGCGTCCCCGCTGTCATCCTTAGGAGGCCGAATCAGTCCCAGCCTCTCCCACCATCTTCTCTGCAGCGATTTCTTCGAGCTCGAAACATCCCTGGTGTTGTTCTGGCTGACCACTCCACTGCCTTCCACAACAAGTAAGCATCACTTGGCCCTACACCCTCTTCATTCTTGAAGAGTCTATTCTGTAGTCTGGGAGAAGGGTCACTGCTCTCCGCTCTTCCCACACCACTCTCTCCAAAACATTAGGTCAGTTTGTATTCTTTGCTCAGTGGCCTATTCACATCTGACATACTCCACTTATTTGACTTGATGTTCATCTTAGAAAACCATTGtcaccttccttcctttccaacaGTCATCTGTTATGGTTAGCTTCTCCCAAGCTCTCCGGGGGCCTGAATTCCCTAGGGCTGCCAGCAGAGGGCATAATCTCAAACAAGAGCATGGGAAAGATGGTGGGGGTTCTTTGACTGGAGGACAGAAAGCAGTCCCTCTCTGGGTCCTGCCAGAGAGGGTGCCACAAACAGTATTCTTACTCTTTGAAATGTAACATGTTCTTGCCATGTGGTAGGTACACATGGTTCAATGTGAGGGTAAAAGTGTCTTCTACAGCTGAGGGGGCTTCAGAGATAGGAAGTGAGGCACTGTTAATTACCAGTTAGTCACTGGTCCTGGGTGCCCTTAAACTGCTCCTAACCTGAGGCCTAGGATGACAGGAGACTTCGTACTCAGGCTGAATTGCCAAGTCCCCTAAGGCTATGGGGCCAAGTGAGTTTCTGAGTGAAAATGCTTGAGCTCTGAGCCCAGCCAAGTAGCACCTTCTTATTTGTTTAGGAGAGTGACAGTTCTAGCACTTAGGGTCAGCTTTCTTCTCCAAATCTTTGCACCACTTTGGGGTGAGGGACAGTTCATCATTTTGAACACATTTCGGACTTGATTATGTGGCTGACGTGACTGTGTGGGGCAGGGATTTGTTGATGGTAAAGGCTGGGAGCTTTCTTCTTTTAGCCCCTCTTTTAAGATCTGTCTCCTTGAGGCTCCCCAAGCATCTTCATGGTAGTTCcagtttgtttttatatatctgtGAACAGA
Above is a window of Lemur catta isolate mLemCat1 chromosome 3, mLemCat1.pri, whole genome shotgun sequence DNA encoding:
- the NCSTN gene encoding nicastrin isoform X1, yielding MATAGGGSGADPGSRGLLRLSFCVLLAGLCKGNSVERKIYIPLNKTAPCVRLLNATHQIGCQSSISGDTGVIHVVEKEEDLQWVLTDGPNPPYMVLLEGNLFTRDLMEKLKGRTSRIAGLAVSLSKPSPASGFSPSVQCPNDGFGVYSNSYGPEFAHCREIQWNTLGSGLAYEDFSFPIFLLEDENETRVIKQCYQDHNLSQNGSAPTFPLCAMQLFSHMHAVISTVTCMRRSSIQNTFSINPEIVCDPLSDYNVWSMLKPINTSGTLKSADRVVVAATRLDSRSFFWNVAPGAESAVASFVTQLAAAEALQKAPDVSTLPHNVMFVFFQGETFDYIGSSRMVYDMEKGKFPVPLENIDSFVELGQVALRTSLELWMHTDPMSQKNESVQNQVEDLLATLENSGAGVPAVILRRPNQSQPLPPSSLQRFLRARNIPGVVLADHSTAFHNKYYQSIYDTAENINVSYPEWLSPEEDLNFVTDTAKALADVATVLGRALYELAGGANFSDSVQADPQTVTRLLYGFLVKANNSWFQSILRQDLRSYLGDGPLQHYIAVSSPTNTTYVVQYALANLTGKVINLTREQCQDPSKVPNENKDLYEYSWVQGPLNSNETDRLPRCVRSTARLARALSPAFELSQWSSTEYSTWTESRWKDIRARIFLIASKELEFITLMVGFGILIFSLVVTYCINAKADVLFIVPREPGSVSY
- the NCSTN gene encoding nicastrin isoform X2, producing the protein MATAGGGSGADPGSRGLLRLSFCVLLAASISGDTGVIHVVEKEEDLQWVLTDGPNPPYMVLLEGNLFTRDLMEKLKGRTSRIAGLAVSLSKPSPASGFSPSVQCPNDGFGVYSNSYGPEFAHCREIQWNTLGSGLAYEDFSFPIFLLEDENETRVIKQCYQDHNLSQNGSAPTFPLCAMQLFSHMHAVISTVTCMRRSSIQNTFSINPEIVCDPLSDYNVWSMLKPINTSGTLKSADRVVVAATRLDSRSFFWNVAPGAESAVASFVTQLAAAEALQKAPDVSTLPHNVMFVFFQGETFDYIGSSRMVYDMEKGKFPVPLENIDSFVELGQVALRTSLELWMHTDPMSQKNESVQNQVEDLLATLENSGAGVPAVILRRPNQSQPLPPSSLQRFLRARNIPGVVLADHSTAFHNKYYQSIYDTAENINVSYPEWLSPEEDLNFVTDTAKALADVATVLGRALYELAGGANFSDSVQADPQTVTRLLYGFLVKANNSWFQSILRQDLRSYLGDGPLQHYIAVSSPTNTTYVVQYALANLTGKVINLTREQCQDPSKVPNENKDLYEYSWVQGPLNSNETDRLPRCVRSTARLARALSPAFELSQWSSTEYSTWTESRWKDIRARIFLIASKELEFITLMVGFGILIFSLVVTYCINAKADVLFIVPREPGSVSY